GCGCTCCGCGGCTGCCAGCCCGGCGTGGTAGCAGGCACAACGGTAACCTGCCCCTTGCAGGCGCACGGCTTCGGCCTCGGCGAGCTTGCGTGTGGGCGCGTAGACGATGGCAGCCCCCTGGCCCCGGGGGGGCTCCTTATGCTCGCCGGGCCGGGTCCCGAGAGCGCGTCGCAGCATCGCATCCACATGCCCGGGCCGCTCGCGCGGCCCCTCGATCTCCAATGCGTGCAGGGCCAGATTGGGGCGCGCGAAGCCACGGACCAACTGCGGCGTGTCCGGGCCCAACCCAAGCCGCGCCACAATCTCGTCGCGCACCACGGGCGTGGCCGTTGCGGTGCATGCCAGAACGCGGGCCCCAGCCTTGCTCGCGATCAACTGGCCGAGCTGCAGATAATCGGGGCGGAAATCGTGTCCCCACTCGCTAATGCAGTGCGCTTCGTCCACAGCGATGAGCGCGACATCCATACGCGCGAGCAAGGCACGAAAGCCAGGCAGCGCGAGACGCTCGGGCGCCACATAGATCAGGTCGAAGCCCCCGCGAGCGACCTGGGCCATGCGCCGGCCGATCTCAGCAGGTTCAAGCGTCGCGGCAAAGTAGGTGCACGACACCCCGCGACTGCGCAGCGATTGCACTTGATCGTGCATGAGCGCCACCAGCGGCGAGACCACCAAGCTGACGCCGGACAACATGGTGGCCGGCAGCTGGTACACGAGGCTCTTGCCCCCACCGGTCGGCGCCACGAGCAGCAGCTTGCGCCGCTCGAGCAGCAGCTCGATCGCTTCGCGTTGCCCCGGCCGAAACTGGGCAAGACCAAGACGCCGAAGAGCGCCGTCAAGCTCGCTCGCCTCGCTACCGGTCGCCTGGGCGCTCAAGACTGCCACATCCCGTTATCGACCACGGCGACCCAGTGTTGCACGACCTACATGGTGTTTGTACCTTGCCTGGCCATGGTCGTAATCGCGGGCGCCCCTGCACCCCGCGATTTTCGAGAGGATCTTCCCCTGGAGGGCGGACGGAGGGCCTCGGGATCAACGGGAGTATTTTGAAGACACTCCCTAGTACCGCTCGATCATGGTTGCAAAGATCTCGACCCGAACGCCGTGAAGCACGAGCGTCGCTCGCTCTGCCTCGCCCGTGCCTTCGGGCAGCGTGAACGTGACCCGCTCGGCCTGCTCGTCCGCGTCTTTGATGACGCTCACCGCCAGACGTGGACTGGCCTGCCCGTCTACCCAGACTTGGGCGTAGGAGTCGGCGCCGACGACCTCGCCCGGCTCCGTCAGGTCCCCTGGGACCTCGAACCAGGTGCGGGTCTCGTGGATCCGGTTCGGATCGACGCTGACGTAGCCCTCGAAGGAGCGCCGGCTGAGCTCGAGCTCGGGCGCAGCGGCGCCAGGTGCGGCCGTGCGCGTGAGCTTCTTCGTCACCTCATGCAGCTTGCCCACGGTCCAATCGGCGATCCAGCGCGGCCGGCAATAGCCCATGAAGTCCTTCCACTCGTCCTTGTGCATGAGCTCCCCTGGGCTCAAACGATACCCCTGCTGGCCGGTCAAACCGTCCTTGTACGGGAAGCTCGGGTCCACGCTCGATGGGCCCCCGCAGTCGATATGCGGGCGCTCGTGGTTGTGGCCGAACTCGTGCGCCACCGAATCCATCTTCGCGTCGATGGAGTTCGTGTAGCTACCGTAGTTACCTAGATTGAAAGCCAACCTCGAGCACGGCATCAGCGTGCTGGTGCGGCCGGTGGAGCTACCCCCCTTGCTGAATCCGGTCTTCGAGCGATCGATGATCGCCTGATAGAAAACTCCGAGCTTCGCCATGTCCTTGCGGCAGATCCGGCCGAGGGCGGTCCAGATGGGGGCGTTTTCGGATACGCCCATCATCACGCCCTCCAGCTTCGTTGGTCCCCTCAGGTCCATATTCACTTTTTGGACCGGGAAGATGTCGTACAGGTAGTCCTCGAGGTTCTTGGCCTCCATGGCGCCGTGATCGGGCGTGCTGCCGGCCAGGGTGGCCGGAAGGACGACCACGGTGAGCTCGGACCGGGTGTCGTCGACCTCGACCGGCAAGGTGTCGGCGGCCGGGAAACGCGCTGGAGGCATGGGCGGGGCGCCCGGCTCGGGGGCCCCTTCGTAGAGCTCGATCGTGAGCTGCATGCCGGCCTTGACGTCGGCGGCATCCAGCTTCCAGTTGAAGGCTTCATCTTCGGGCACCGAACCGCTGTCGAGCGGCTTGGTGCCCTCCTTGACCATCTTGGAGTCGCTGAACTGCTTCGTGCCCCCGTCCGCGTGCGTCACGGTCAGGATGCCCTCGATGGAACGCTCCTTCCAGCCTGTGTCGAGCTTCCAGTAGCCGCGCACCAACGCTCTGCGGCCACCAACCACCGGGGCGACGATGTCCTTTTGGGGGGTCGGCTTGCCCCCTTTCGCGAGCACCGCGGCAGATGCCTGGTTGAGCTCGACCCGCACGATCTCCACGCCCTGAGCGCCCACGGTGGGAATGCCGATCGGCGGCGGGCTGCTCGTGCCAGGACCGCCGCCGCCCTCTCCCGAATAACCCCCGTCGGACCCGCAGGCCATCCCGGCCAACGCGACCAGCGCCGGGGCCCACAAACTATACAAACGAGCAGTCTTCGATCCGCCTGGGTCTTCGGTGGGCATGGCTTCCTCTGAAGTAGGCAAAGTGTAATTGGCACCCAAGTGTAGGAGAATTGGGTCTGCGCGGCCACCGAGCCGGAATATGCGGGGGCGTGGGGAGCAGATACGCCACGACCCCCACAAACGAGTCGCTTTCGTTAGTGAAGTCGGCGCACGCGGCGTGGATGGTCGACCAGGCGCGTGATGTTGAGGTCACTCATGAGCCACGGACCCGTGTCCTATGTGACCGACGCGGGGTGGGACCCGTCCCCGCACGCTTGACGCTCCCACAGGCTTCTTGCATAAACACCACCTGTGCTGCCGTAACGGGCGGTTGCGCACGAAGCGACCGACCATGGGTCGGTGCACCCTCGACGGCGAAGCGATGTTCGTCTACCGATTTGCGCTGCTCACGGCAATACTGACGTTTGCGCTATTGCTGCTCGGAGGTGTCGTGCACACCACCGACTCGGGGCTCGCTTGCCCAGCGTGGCCCCTGTGTTTTGCAGAGCAAGACCAGCTGATCCCCGATGAGATGGGTCGCAAGCCGGCTATCGAGTACTCGCACCGGTTGCTGGCTTCCGCAGTAGGGCTCGCAACCATCGCGCTGCTAGCCGCGACAGTGCGCGCCCGCCGCCGCAATCCGCTGCCGTTCCGACTCGCTGCCGTTGCCGCACCGCTGGTGGTGTTCCAGGGCGTCCTGGGCAAGATCACTGTGGAAAACGGGCTTCCCACCCTCGTTTCGACGGCCCACATGGCAACGGCCCTGGTTTTCTTCGGGCTGCTGCTCGTGATCGCGCTCCGCTCCCATCCCGGGGTGGAGCGCTGGTACGCGGCGAGCGTGCCCATGCCCTCGCGCGGGTCCGGCGCCGATCGTGGCAGGCGCTTGTTTTCGCTGGCCCTCGGCGGACTCTATGCCCAGATGCTGCTGGGAGCGTTGGTCCGTCACAGCGGCGCCGGATTGGCATGCGGCACCGACCCGCTCCTGTGCGCGGGCATCCTATGGCCGCCTTGGGGCCCGGGCCAGCTCCAGATGCTGCACCGCGCCGGGGCGGTCGTAGCGGCTGTCCTCGTGCTCGCCGCAGTCTGGCACCTGCTCAGAAACCGGCGCGACCGGCTACCGCTGCTGCCACGGGTGGCTGCAAGGCTAGCGATCGGCCTCGTGTTCGTGCAGATCGTGCTTGGCATGGGCAGCGTGATGA
This sequence is a window from Pseudomonadota bacterium. Protein-coding genes within it:
- a CDS encoding COX15/CtaA family protein, with the protein product MGRCTLDGEAMFVYRFALLTAILTFALLLLGGVVHTTDSGLACPAWPLCFAEQDQLIPDEMGRKPAIEYSHRLLASAVGLATIALLAATVRARRRNPLPFRLAAVAAPLVVFQGVLGKITVENGLPTLVSTAHMATALVFFGLLLVIALRSHPGVERWYAASVPMPSRGSGADRGRRLFSLALGGLYAQMLLGALVRHSGAGLACGTDPLLCAGILWPPWGPGQLQMLHRAGAVVAAVLVLAAVWHLLRNRRDRLPLLPRVAARLAIGLVFVQIVLGMGSVMSALEIATVTSHMGLGILLFADVLLLWHAAGPLQATGASHTLGASHELPGGVTAGQPRAARALGPMLKTPPSLDSA